The Danio rerio strain Tuebingen ecotype United States chromosome 1, GRCz12tu, whole genome shotgun sequence genome includes a region encoding these proteins:
- the pkd2 gene encoding polycystin-2 isoform X4: protein MSSSRVRPQAPQSPAASASASPPPHEGIEMEKMHHEEVGLGVPDETPSSPPTSSSRQAWSRDNPGFEPEEGMMEADWPPESQGRRSVSTTSSSSSGGVPGNFSGISARINRGLYPTPPAQEHRSCGKRILEKMRVLWDTRLLGESNSNREMYLKTVLREMITYILFLLTLCIITYGMVSTNMYYYTKVMSQLFLDTPLSSGEPTNFKSLSTMEDFWKFTEGPFLNGMYWELWYNNKSLPENQSLIYYENLLLGVPRLRQLRVRNESCSVHEDLRDEVYDCYNVYSPANEDKAPFGPKNGTAWRFKDESSLGESSYWGQVSTYGGGGYYQDLSRTREKSANQLQELKNNLWLDRGTRAVFLDFSIYNGNVNLFCIVRLLVEFPATGGAVPSWQFQTVRLLRYVSSWDYFVGMCEVSFCLFVLYYLVEEALEIRLHRLRYFKSLWNCLDVLIVALSVPAIIMNICRTSAVSHRLHFLLENHSTYPNFEPLARLQVHFNNLAAIIVFLSWVKLFKFINFNKTMNQLSTTMSRCAKDLMGFAIMFFIVFLAYAQLAYLVFGTQVNDFSTFQACIFTQFRIILGDFDFSEIEEADSVLGPIYFTTFVFFIFMILLNMFLAIINDTYSEVKADMAQQRSEMEITDLIKKSYNRAMVKLKLKKSSINDIPDSLQQAAGKLSFDELRQDLRGKGHSDAEIEAIFAKYDLDGDQELTEHEHQQMRDDLEKEREDLDLEHSSLPRPASGRSFSRSQDDSEEDDDEDSGHSSRRRGSSSGGVSYEEFQVLVRRVDRMEHSIGSIVSKIDAVIVKLEAMERAKMKRRDVLGRILDGVMEDERMGRDPELQREQMDRLVRDELERWESDDTMSQVSHHHHQATPIISSAQLRPRSSRPPSSLSNEGPDAAASGPAHL from the exons ATGAGCTCCAGTCGCGTTCGTCCTCAAGCGCCGCAGAGCCCGGCGGCATCTGCATCCGCATCTCCTCCACCGCATGAAGGCATCGAGATGGAAAAAATGCATCATGAAGAAGTGGGCCTCGGAGTGCCCGATGAGACCCCCTCCTCTCCGCCAACCTCCAGCTCCAGACAGGCATGGAGCCGGGACAACCCAGGGTTCGAGCCGGAGGAGGGGATGATGGAGGCGGACTGGCCCCCGGAGAGTCAGGGCCGGAGGTCTGTGTCCACGACGTCCAGCAGCAGCAGCGGCGGCGTCCCGGGGAACTTCTCCGGTATCAGTGCGCGGATCAACAGAGGACTTTACCCGACTCCTCCAGCACAAGAGCACCGCAGCTGTGGGAAGAGGATACTGGAGAAAATGAGAG TGTTGTGGGATACTCGTCTTTTGGGTGAGAGCAACAGTAACAGAGAGATGTACTTGAAAACCGTCCTGCGAGAAATGATCACCTACATCCTCTTCCTGCTCACCCTCTGCATAA TAACCTATGGAATGGTGAGCACCAACATGTACTACTACACCAAAGTCATGTCTCAACTCTTTTTGGATACGCCACTGTCAAGTGGAGAGCCAACCAACTTCAAGAGCCTTTCAACCATGGAGGACTTCTGGAAA TTCACAGAAGGCCCGTTTCTTAACGGCATGTACTGGGAGCTCTGGTACAACAACAAGAGTCTCCCAGAAAACCAGAGTCTGATCTATTACGAGAACCTCCTGCTGGGCGTCCCGCGTCTCCGACAGCTCAGAGTACGCAATGAGTCTTGTTCTGTCCATGAGGATCTGCGAGACGAGGTTTACGACTGCTACAACGTCTACTCTCCTGCCAATGAGGACAAGGCACCATTCGGCCCCAAGAATGGCACTGC GTGGAGGTTCAAGGATGAGAGTAGCCTGGGTGAGAGCAGTTACTGGGGACAAGTGTCCACTTATGGTGGTGGAGGTTATTACCAGGATCTGTCCCGCACACGGGAGAAATCAGCCAATCAGCTGCAGGAGCTCAAAAACAACCTCTGGCTGGACCGCGGCACTAGAGCGGTGTTCTTGGACTTCTCCATCTACAACGGCAATGTTAACCTCTTCTGTATTGTGAG ACTGCTAGTAGAGTTTCCGGCCACAGGGGGCGCTGTGCCTTCTTGGCAGTTCCAGACGGTGCGTCTGCTCCGCTATGTCTCCAGCTGGGACTACTTTGTTGGCATGTGTGAAGTGTCCTTCTGCCTCTTCGTGCTGTATTACCTGGTGGAGGAAGCTCTAGAGATCCGCCTGCATCGGCTGCGCTACTTCAAGAGCCTGTGGAACTGCTTAGATGTTCTCATAGTTGCA TTGAGTGTTCCCGCCATCATTATGAACATCTGCAGAACATCAGCGGTCAGTCACAGACTTCACTTTCTGCTGGAGAACCACAGCACGTATCCCAACTTTGAGCCGCTGGCTCGGCTTCAGGTGCACTTCAACAACCTGGCAGCTATCATAGTCTTCCTCTCATGGGTGAAG CTTTTTAAGTTCATCAACTTCAACAAGACCATGAATCAACTGTCCACCACCATGTCCCGCTGTGCCAAAGACCTGATGGGCTTCGCGATCATGTTTTTCATCGTGTTTCTGGCTTATGCTCAGCTGGCCTATTTAGTGTTTGGAACTCAAGTCAACGACTTCAGCACCTTTCAGGCCTGCAT TTTCACGCAGTTCCGGATCATACTGGGTGATTTCGACTTCTCAGAAATCGAGGAGGCCGACAGCGTGTTGGGACCCATTTACTTCACCACCTTTGTGTTCTTCATCTTCATGATTCTGCTG AACATGTTCCTGGCCATCATCAATGACACTTACTCTGAGGTGAAAGCTGACATGGCGCAGCAGAGGTCGGAGATGGAGATCACAGACCTCATTAAGAAGAGCTATAATAGAGCCATGGTGAAGCTGAAGCTGAAGAAGAGCTCTATCAATGATATCCCGGACAGCTTACAGCAGGCAGCAGGAAAACTCAGCTTCGATGAGCTCCGCCAAGACCTTAGAGG AAAGGGCCATTCGGACGCTGAAATTGAAGCTATTTTTGCCAAGTATGACCTTGACGGAGATCAGGAGCTGACCGAACATGAGCACCAGCAGATGAGAGACGACctggagaaagagaga GAGGACTTGGATCTGGAGCACAGTTCGCTGCCGAGGCCAGCCAGTGGACGTAGCTTCTCCCGTAGCCAAGACGACTCAGAGGAGGATGATGACGAGGACAGTGGACACAGCTCTCGACGCCGCGGCAGCAGCTCCGGGGGCGTGTCTTACGAGGAGTTCCAAGT GCTTGTGCGCCGGGTGGACCGAATGGAGCACTCAATTGGCAGCATCGTCTCCAAGATCGATGCCGTTATCGTGAAGTTGGAAGCCATGGAGAGAGCCAAGATGAAGAGGAGAGATGTGCTTGGACGGATCCTGGATGGAGTCATggag GACGAGCGGATGGGTCGGGATCCAGAGCTGCAGCGAGAGCAGATGGACAGGTTGGTTAGGGACGAGCTGGAGCGCTGGGAGTCTGACGACACCATGTCCCAGGTGAGCCACCATCATCATCAGGCCACTCCCATCATCTCATCAGCTCAGCTCCGCCCACGCAGCTCCCGCCCACCCTCCTCGCTGTCCAACGAGGGCCCGGATGCTGCAGCCAGTGGCCCCGCCCACTTGTGA